The window ATTAACAGCCAAAGCACTGAAAGAACAGCTCCTCGCAGAAAAAGACAGGTTCGCCTCCAGTTTCAGCAATTCGGTCTCAACAAGGGATGAAACAAGCTAAGCCACTAATGGGGGATCCTCGCAGAAGGTAAGAGTGGAATGGGACAAGCACGATACCTTGGAAGGATCGACTTTCTGGAAGTTCTTGACGACGGAGACGACGCGATCAGTGACCTCCGACTTGTCGAGGAAGGAGCCCCTGACCTCCTCTGAGAAGAGACGGCGGAACACGTTGAAGGACAGACCGGCAGAGCTGCTAGGGTTGAGGGTACGGGAGATGGGGTTGACGTTCACCCTCAGGTACTTGAGCAGAGCTGACCTCGCCGCCATTTCTGCTATTCCTCTtgctcctcctcttcttcttcctcgtaCCCCTGAACAGCTAACCTCTCGTTCCGCTTCCcactcttctcttcttctgctGAGGCACTGCGACAGAATCAGATCCTTCGAGGGATCTTTGATGGATGGACATGGAAACGGAGAGGCCACCTGCCCTCCTGGCCTCGGCTTTTCTGGACCGATACAAAAGGCCCATGTTCGGCCCAAAATGGGCCCAAGATGAGCCCAAATTAAAGGATGTGCCCCAGATAAGCGGCCCAACTTGGAGGCTACGGGTTCGCTTCTTaaccctttatttattttcttattagcGAAAATGCTTTTCTTGGGCCACAAAAGCATCAACAGAACACCTACATGCAGTGAATTAATCTATCCGGATCTCGTATGatcaaaatatgatttaaAACCAGACAATAAGGAAACTAGAGAAATGTCGAGATAGTTTACGTGGAAACTCCAATGCAAGGAACAACCATGGGACCAACTGCAACTCGACTTCATATAAGCCTTATCCTCAGGGGCTGCTCTTAGAGACACACATGACTCAAGAGAAATACTCTTGGATCAATCATATATCACCCAATAAGGCGGATTTCCTCACATTTTCTTCGTGGATCTATTGCTTTTTCTCCTCCCTTGTACCGTAAAGCGTTGCATATATGTAATGGATATACCATGTAGCAATATCATAAGCCAATCGGGTTCTCTAATTCCTCTTAATTTTTAGTAACATCACCAAAAAATTTACTGTTAACATACACATATCTAAAATCTACTTAGGGTTTAAATATTGGATTAGGATCTATTTCAATTCCCTTCCTCGATCACTAAGCAAGCAATCTAAGGACGTGCTACCAAATCAGGGTTTCTCGACATTCGTTGTCGGTCCAAACAAAATCAAATGACATATCCATAATCTCTATCGTGTCTTAGTACTGACAATCCAAATCCATGGGCTTTCTCTCCACCATATACGAGGGATTTTTCCAATAATGTCATCTAACTATGCGAAGACCAAAATACTAAGGAGATATTCATTCAGTTAAAAGGTTTCAGAATCGATGCTGGTGGTTAGTAGGGGAATATGACATATTCGTACGAGCAAAGGACTCTATGCCTGTAATGGGCTACTACAACCCCAACACATGATGAATCTCATCTCGCCCCTTTGCCCTGAAAACTGGCTAGCCACATTATCGTTGATGTCTTGATGCAATGACACGTGATCCCAAGAagtttttttgtctttttcagTGTGCATCATGTCTTGGTATGTAAAAATCCAATAGACTTCGGCTGATCTAATCGAACTGAATTGACCTACAAAGGAGTAAAAATTTTCCAacgtggattttctccattaacaATACTTGAACTCGAAACTTTActtaagaaaaacaaatgtCGAACTAGTTAAACCAATCCACCTTGATTCAACAAgcacttttcttttctattagTATGgcataaattgaaaaaggaataTAAAGTTTTAAAGAGTGGGCAAAGATTGTtcatcaataataataataaaaaaggtaGGCTAAGATGTTTCCTAAATTAGGACCCTGGCACTTATGCTTTTTCATAAGATTTATACGGACTgccttaccaaaaaaaaaaaaagaagatttaTACGGATCGGGTCGGAGGATATAGTAATCAATCTTTATCAAATaacattgaaattgaaaatattttaaaccAAACGCTATGCTTGGTCGGATATAATTTCCCATCGGGATGGGAAAGGATTATTAATCCCATGGATTTTCAATAGCCAAATCTTATGCTTCGAACTTGGCAAGTTATATATAAGTGATAGCCCTACTTCTTGAGCTTCGGCTTGCCTTGTAAGAGTCTTATAAAGTCAAATTTACCAATTTAtccattatttattattattactttattaaatttcttaaaatataggtcaagaaaaaaaattaaaataaaaaataaaaaatttaaaaaaaagaaaaagaaaagatagaaCCATTGAAGGGACGGAGGGAGGGCTCGACGCCGGCGACCAACCCTCTGATCGAGATTGCCAAGGACACTAGATGTTGCCGACAAGCTCAGTCAGAGGTCAAGTTGCAGGAATCGAGCTCCCACTGACCGGGATCCCTTGGGTGATGAGGGCTCAATGCCTATCATCGACCTTCCCATCGAGCTTGCTGGGAACACTAGATGCTGTCGACGAGCTCGATCAGGAGGCCAGTGGCTGCAATCGAGCCCCCACCGCTCAAGAATCTCTCGACTCTCTCTCTACAGCCCGGTAGATTCCCGATCGGTGAGGGCTTGATTTCGGCGATAGGAGGGCCAGTGGCTGGCATCGAGCTCCAACAGTAAGTAGTCATCCCTCGATGTCTCCATGGCCGCTTGACAGATTTGGAGAATTTTCGTCTTTTTAGTctaaataatatcataatcCGGGTCTAACCCACTCTTAGGATTtcagcccaaaaaaaaaaaaaaactcgtcCAATCCTTCCATTTATTCTATCTCAGTAGGAACTAAACACAGGATAAGGATTTGGGAAAAACTATTCGGTGTTACATCTAGACGATCAAACATGCCACAAAGGGATTTGGTCTTACGATTAAGGAGGAGTTTATGTATTCACTCAATTCTTGGTTTGAAATCCCTTGAGATCATCTGAGAGCGTTTGGTGTGATTACAACAGTGCATGAAGTCTCGAAATTAGGCACGCAAAACCTgaatattgataaaaaaaatgaaaacatttAATCGGCTCATAAAAGTTTGTATGGTTTGTCCATTCTATAAGACAGTCGAGGCATTGTGCCCCTTTATTTCGCCGATGAATCGTCATGGACAAGACACAGGTGTCCCAAGGTCGCCATGGAAGCTGACCAAAAATTTTCCAAGAAATGACGTATGAGTCGAGAATGAAAGGCTCCTTCTACTTCTTCTAGGCTTCTCTTGCCTTCCGCTCATGGAAAAAAATGGAGGATAGGACAATTCCTTGGGATATACCCACGAATGGGGCCGGAGTGGGCCCCCACACAATGGTCGACGTTgtctcttcccgttttgatgGCGCCACCTGTGTCTCTGCCCTCTAGTGTCATATTAAGAGTGcatttggatttagagttgaattgagttgagttttaattttaattagtttgtaataattttattgttgaattatgaaaaaagtatgaaaaagtaattaataattaagaaaaagtaatgattgtattattgaattgtgaaaaa of the Punica granatum isolate Tunisia-2019 chromosome 6, ASM765513v2, whole genome shotgun sequence genome contains:
- the LOC116212008 gene encoding acyl carrier protein 2, mitochondrial, producing the protein MAARSALLKYLRVNVNPISRTLNPSSSAGLSFNVFRRLFSEEVRGSFLDKSEVTDRVVSVVKNFQKVDPSKVSPNAHFQNDLGLDSLDTVEIVMALEEEFGFEIPDNEADKISSINMAVDFIASHPQAK